The Coffea arabica cultivar ET-39 chromosome 9e, Coffea Arabica ET-39 HiFi, whole genome shotgun sequence genome has a window encoding:
- the LOC113709215 gene encoding probable protein phosphatase 2C 38 isoform X1 — protein sequence MVTTTLRRIVSPCWRPSVQNEGQNSGRGGDLGCRVDGLWWYKDSGRHVHGEFSMAIIQANNVLEDYSQLESGPLSLEESGPQGTFVGIYDGHAGPEASQFISDHLFDNIKTIHDAEYTSENQGMSADVISKAYLATEEAFLSMVEKQWLIQPQMASVGSCCLVGIICSGVLYIANAGDSRVVLGRMDKSSKEVKPVQLSTEHNASFPSVRDELQSSHPDDPQIVVLRHKVWRVKGLIQVSRSIGDAYLKKTEFNREPLLPKFRLPEPFQKPILKAEPSIFVQKLYPEDQFLVFASDGLWEHLSNQEAVDIVNTCPRNGIARKLIKAALCEAAKKREMRYSDLKKIDRGVRRHFHDDITVIVVYLDSPLISRSSLRESVVSVRGGGGSVEDANA from the exons ATGGTGACCACTACATTGAGAAGGATTGTATCGCCTTGTTGGAGACCTTCTGTTCAAAATGAAGGTCAAAATAGTggtagaggaggtgatttgggATGTCGAGTTGACGGATTATGGTGGTATAAAGATTCAGGGCGCCATGTTCATGGGGAATTTTCAATGGCAATAATCCAAGCTAATAATGTACTGGAAGATTATAGCCAGCTTGAATCTGGGCCATTGAGCTTGGAGGAGTCAGGTCCTCAAGGAACTTTTGTTGGAATTTATGATGGCCATGCCGGTCCTGAGGCTTCTCAGTTCATAAGTGATCATCTTTTTGACAATATCAAAA CTATTCATGATGCAGAATATACTTCAGAGAATCAAGGAATGTCAGCTGATGTTATAAGTAAAGCTTATTTGGCAACAGAAGAGGCGTTTCTTTCTATGGTGGAAAAACAATGGCTAATTCAACCACAGATGGCTTCTGTGGGATCGTGTTGTCTAGTAGGTATAATATGTAGTGGAGTGTTATACATTGCAAATGCTGGTGATTCTCGGGTGGTCTTAGGGAGAATGGACAAATCCTCAAAAGAAGTGAAACCTGTGCAGTTATCAACTGAGCACAATGCAAGTTTTCCATCTGTTAGGGATGAGTTGCAATCCTCACATCCTGATGATCCACAGATTGTGGTTCTAAGGCATAAGGTTTGGCGTGTAAAGGGTCTTATTCAG GTTTCAAGATCAATTGGTGATGCTTATTTGAAGAAAACAGAGTTCAACAGAGAACCTTTGTTGCCAAAGTTTAGGTTGCCTGAACCTTTCCAGAAGCCAATTCTTAAAGCTGAGCCATCAATATTTGTGCAGAAACTCTACCCTGAAGATCAGTTTCTTGTATTTGCTTCAGATGGACTTTGGGAGCATCTGAGCAATCAGGAGGCAGTTGACATTGTCAACACCTGCCCACGCAAT GGCATTGCTAGGAAACTTATCAAAGCTGCACTTTGTGAGGCAGCAAAGAAACGGGAAATGAGATATTCTGATCTGAAAAAAATTGATCGAGGGGTCCGGAGACATTTTCATGATGACATCACGGTTATAGTAGTATACCTGGATTCCCCTTTGATTAGTCGCAGTTCGTTGAGGGAGTCGGTGGTTTCAGTGAGAGGAGGTGGAGGTTCTGTTGAGGATGCTAATGCCTAA
- the LOC113709364 gene encoding CDP-diacylglycerol--glycerol-3-phosphate 3-phosphatidyltransferase 2, which yields MPGGILKLSTISSLYCSHKLPTNNNWVRRSLNTTTTTAAAASGRQLTHPISTTTTGGWWRRCRISPCALSAHVKIPLPSSNSSSNNRNNNLVLGQRHGFGGQKFLHSSTPLASSSQEKRQGFSTQFNDDPSGLATHMGPTPYGHDDDGKKPPPPSANSAKLLTLPTILTIGRVAAVPLLVATFYSDNWWGPNAATGIFIAAAVTDWLDGYLARKMKQGTAFGAFLDPVADKLMVAATLVLLCSKPLEAGIFGQASWLLTVPAIAIIGREITMSAVREWAASQDGKLSEAVAVNNLGKWKTATQMTALTILLATRDSSLIGAGTLVASGVVLLYISAWLSVWSLVVYMRKIWKVLLM from the exons ATGCCAGGGGGAATCCTTAAACTCTCCACAATCTCTTCCCTCTACTGCTCCCACAAATTACCCACCAATAATAATTGGGTCCGCCGCAGCCTtaacaccaccaccaccaccgccgCCGCCGCATCTGGGCGGCAGCTCACGCACCCTATTTCAACCACCACGACCGGGGGGTGGTGGCGGCGGTGCAGGATAAGCCCGTGCGCACTCTCGGCGCATGTTAAGATCCCCCTCCCTTCCTCAAACTCTAGTTCTAATAATAGAAACAACAACCTAGTACTAGGACAGCGACACGGATTTGGTGGtcagaaatttttgcattctTCGACCCCTTTGGCTTCCTCTTCTCAAGAAAAACGGCAAGGCTTTAGTACTCAATTTAACGACGATCCCAGTGGTCTCGCCACTCACATGGGCCCCACGCCTTACGGTCATGATGACGACGGGAAAAAACCACCGCCACCGTCGGCTAATTCTGCCAAATTACTCACATTGCCCACCATCCTCACCATCGGCCGCGTCGCCGCCGTCCCTCTTCTCGTTGCCA CCTTCTACTCCGATAATTGGTGGGGACCGAATGCAGCAACCGGTATATTTATAGCTGCTGCAGTTACAGATTGGCTTGATGGGTATCTTGCTAGAAAG ATGAAACAAGGTACTGCATTTGGTGCATTTTTGGATCCAGTAGCTGATAAG CTTATGGTTGCTGCCACCTTGGTTTTACTGTGTTCAAAACCCCTGGAAGCTGGCATATTTGGACAAGCTTCATGGCTGCTAACCGTACCTGCAATTGCCATAATTGGAAGAGAG ATAACCATGTCTGCTGTCAGGGAATGGGCTGCTTCTCAAGATGGCAAACTCTCAGAG GCTGTAGCTGTAAATAATTTGGGGAAGTGGAAAACAGCCACTCAGATGACAGCGTTAACCATATTGCTGGCCACCAGAGATAGCAG TCTGATAGGGGCAGGAACACTTGTGGCTTCTGGTGTTGTATTGCTCTACATCTCCGCATGGCTCTCTGTATGGTCTTTGGTCGTGTATATGAGAAAGATCTGGAAAGTTTTGTTGATGTAG
- the LOC113709215 gene encoding probable protein phosphatase 2C 38 isoform X2: MVTTTLRRIVSPCWRPSVQNEGQNSGRGGDLGCRVDGLWWYKDSGRHVHGEFSMAIIQANNVLEDYSQLESGPLSLEESGPQGTFVGIYDGHAGPEASQFISDHLFDNIKKYTSENQGMSADVISKAYLATEEAFLSMVEKQWLIQPQMASVGSCCLVGIICSGVLYIANAGDSRVVLGRMDKSSKEVKPVQLSTEHNASFPSVRDELQSSHPDDPQIVVLRHKVWRVKGLIQVSRSIGDAYLKKTEFNREPLLPKFRLPEPFQKPILKAEPSIFVQKLYPEDQFLVFASDGLWEHLSNQEAVDIVNTCPRNGIARKLIKAALCEAAKKREMRYSDLKKIDRGVRRHFHDDITVIVVYLDSPLISRSSLRESVVSVRGGGGSVEDANA; encoded by the exons ATGGTGACCACTACATTGAGAAGGATTGTATCGCCTTGTTGGAGACCTTCTGTTCAAAATGAAGGTCAAAATAGTggtagaggaggtgatttgggATGTCGAGTTGACGGATTATGGTGGTATAAAGATTCAGGGCGCCATGTTCATGGGGAATTTTCAATGGCAATAATCCAAGCTAATAATGTACTGGAAGATTATAGCCAGCTTGAATCTGGGCCATTGAGCTTGGAGGAGTCAGGTCCTCAAGGAACTTTTGTTGGAATTTATGATGGCCATGCCGGTCCTGAGGCTTCTCAGTTCATAAGTGATCATCTTTTTGACAATATCAAAA AATATACTTCAGAGAATCAAGGAATGTCAGCTGATGTTATAAGTAAAGCTTATTTGGCAACAGAAGAGGCGTTTCTTTCTATGGTGGAAAAACAATGGCTAATTCAACCACAGATGGCTTCTGTGGGATCGTGTTGTCTAGTAGGTATAATATGTAGTGGAGTGTTATACATTGCAAATGCTGGTGATTCTCGGGTGGTCTTAGGGAGAATGGACAAATCCTCAAAAGAAGTGAAACCTGTGCAGTTATCAACTGAGCACAATGCAAGTTTTCCATCTGTTAGGGATGAGTTGCAATCCTCACATCCTGATGATCCACAGATTGTGGTTCTAAGGCATAAGGTTTGGCGTGTAAAGGGTCTTATTCAG GTTTCAAGATCAATTGGTGATGCTTATTTGAAGAAAACAGAGTTCAACAGAGAACCTTTGTTGCCAAAGTTTAGGTTGCCTGAACCTTTCCAGAAGCCAATTCTTAAAGCTGAGCCATCAATATTTGTGCAGAAACTCTACCCTGAAGATCAGTTTCTTGTATTTGCTTCAGATGGACTTTGGGAGCATCTGAGCAATCAGGAGGCAGTTGACATTGTCAACACCTGCCCACGCAAT GGCATTGCTAGGAAACTTATCAAAGCTGCACTTTGTGAGGCAGCAAAGAAACGGGAAATGAGATATTCTGATCTGAAAAAAATTGATCGAGGGGTCCGGAGACATTTTCATGATGACATCACGGTTATAGTAGTATACCTGGATTCCCCTTTGATTAGTCGCAGTTCGTTGAGGGAGTCGGTGGTTTCAGTGAGAGGAGGTGGAGGTTCTGTTGAGGATGCTAATGCCTAA